One Alphaproteobacteria bacterium LSUCC0396 genomic region harbors:
- a CDS encoding heme lyase CcmF/NrfE family subunit, with protein sequence MITELGHFALITAFVLSLAQGVLPLIGAARGNAATMLIAPAAAISVMLAVAFSFGALVWAFITSDFSLALVANHSHSTKPMIYKISGTWGNHEGSLLLWILILAIYGGVLALGGRAMPMALKARILAVQGLVSTGFLAFSLFTSNPFLRLDTAPLDGKGLNPILQDPGLAIHPPMLYLGYVGLSMAFAFAVAALISGEVDRLWSKWMRPWIMAAWCALTCGIALGSWWAYYELGWGGWWFWDPVENASLMPWLAATALLHSAIVVEKRGQLKSWTVLLAIMAFSLSLVGTFIVRSGLLTSVHSFASDPARGVFVLVILLFAVGIPLALYAWRGPQLVTTADFSLTSREGGLIANNMLLVVATAIVLLGTFYPLGLEMVTGARITVGPPYFDATFNPVMALLMMIMAIGPVMAWRRGKTARLRAVLITAAAGAGITAILVSAFAAGFSIGALVALGLIGWLGAGIGADIWQQLKPHEGAGIVGRARRVPNDVIGMWVAHFGIVIFMLGAVGDILFNSEQVVRAKPGDVIQIADRNVTFTGVKQVQGPNYQALAAQLEYRDQSGKLFAVLTPEKRVYNAERQTTTEAAIRPTLRGDDYAVLGDGDNKIGYTLRLYYKPLVSWIWGGAVIMAFGGLIAAFGRHRTTATQTSHGHGSTRAIPASGGGA encoded by the coding sequence ATGATTACCGAACTTGGACATTTTGCGTTAATTACCGCGTTTGTACTCAGCCTTGCTCAGGGGGTTTTGCCGTTAATCGGTGCGGCACGCGGCAATGCCGCCACAATGCTAATTGCGCCGGCGGCAGCGATCAGTGTCATGCTGGCCGTTGCGTTTTCTTTTGGCGCACTTGTCTGGGCTTTTATCACCTCTGATTTTTCGCTTGCGCTTGTTGCTAATCATTCGCATTCAACCAAGCCAATGATCTATAAAATATCCGGCACATGGGGCAATCACGAAGGCTCGTTGCTGCTGTGGATTTTGATCCTCGCGATTTACGGCGGGGTTTTGGCGCTTGGCGGCCGCGCCATGCCGATGGCTCTCAAAGCCCGCATTCTTGCCGTTCAAGGTTTGGTCAGCACCGGCTTTCTGGCTTTTAGCCTCTTTACCTCAAATCCGTTTTTACGACTGGACACGGCCCCGCTGGATGGCAAAGGCCTGAATCCGATTTTGCAGGATCCGGGTTTGGCAATTCACCCACCGATGCTTTATCTTGGCTATGTTGGCCTGTCGATGGCGTTCGCGTTTGCTGTTGCGGCACTGATCAGTGGCGAGGTTGATCGGCTGTGGTCGAAATGGATGCGCCCATGGATTATGGCGGCATGGTGCGCGCTGACCTGCGGCATCGCACTTGGCAGTTGGTGGGCTTATTATGAGCTTGGTTGGGGTGGCTGGTGGTTCTGGGATCCGGTCGAAAACGCATCACTCATGCCGTGGCTGGCGGCGACCGCCCTGTTGCATTCGGCGATTGTTGTTGAAAAACGCGGCCAGTTAAAAAGCTGGACAGTGCTGTTGGCGATCATGGCTTTCTCCCTATCGCTGGTTGGCACTTTCATCGTTCGTTCGGGCCTGTTGACCTCGGTGCATAGCTTTGCCTCTGATCCGGCACGTGGTGTTTTCGTGCTGGTAATTTTGCTGTTTGCCGTCGGTATCCCGCTAGCACTCTACGCATGGCGCGGGCCACAGCTCGTCACCACCGCAGATTTCAGCCTGACCAGTCGCGAGGGCGGGCTGATAGCCAATAATATGCTGCTTGTTGTGGCAACTGCGATTGTTCTTCTTGGAACATTTTATCCGCTTGGTCTGGAAATGGTTACCGGTGCCCGCATTACGGTTGGACCGCCCTATTTCGACGCAACGTTTAACCCGGTTATGGCGCTATTGATGATGATTATGGCGATCGGACCGGTGATGGCGTGGCGGCGCGGAAAAACAGCGCGATTACGCGCAGTTCTGATCACGGCTGCCGCTGGGGCAGGCATTACCGCTATCCTTGTATCGGCCTTTGCCGCCGGATTTAGCATCGGCGCCCTGGTCGCACTTGGCCTGATCGGCTGGTTGGGCGCGGGCATTGGCGCTGATATCTGGCAGCAGCTTAAACCGCATGAAGGCGCTGGTATCGTTGGCCGCGCGCGGCGTGTTCCAAATGACGTTATCGGGATGTGGGTGGCACATTTTGGCATTGTTATTTTTATGCTTGGTGCGGTTGGCGATATTCTGTTTAACAGCGAACAGGTAGTCAGGGCAAAACCGGGTGATGTAATCCAGATTGCCGACCGCAACGTAACCTTTACCGGCGTTAAACAGGTTCAAGGACCAAATTATCAAGCCTTGGCGGCGCAGCTAGAATATCGCGATCAATCAGGCAAGCTATTCGCCGTTTTAACGCCTGAAAAGCGCGTCTATAACGCTGAACGCCAAACTACAACTGAGGCCGCAATTCGGCCAACTTTGCGCGGTGATGATTATGCTGTGCTCGGCGATGGTGATAACAAAATCGGCTATACGTTACGGCTCTATTACAAACCGCTTGTCAGCTGGATTTGGGGCGGTGCCGTAATAATGGCGTTTGGCGGGCTGATCGCGGCGTTCGGGCGGCACCGTACCACAGCCACGCAAACCAGCCACGGCCATGGATCAACACGCGCGATACCAGCATCAGGCGGGGGTGCATAA
- a CDS encoding tetratricopeptide repeat protein translates to MTAQILNNLSLANLPVIAGTIVIALGLTGLVLWIIQRGRPQVAPGEQAQIIYRKIDLLQAERQRADQERADSNISTDDYASACRDIDRRLLGLSAEMDRLTTIGNSILTWPSVLASLLVPVLSLGIYLGIGNPDSPDRPFASRTAEIAAAKAGANENQNAAANALRDAIAATEKAPQDIEAWLMLAQAAANVGDSETEIRALRTGIDITNGDIAITSMLAEALSRAADGQVTIPARALIKTVLAADPAEPRALFLAGLAAFQDGEYAASIQQWQSLLVVSNPDAPWVALVRENIQRAAEAGDIALPASQTGNQATGGMPSGPDAEDIANAANMTEAERDEMIASMVKRLEDRLAETPDDTDGWVRLARAYDVLGKSEAALEALAKAAKSAPDDLDIQLSLLELILATGNTSADITRASAALAAAKAIAPNNPQTLFFEGHLARLSGDNDAARTAWQALLKMMEPGSGAAKALAAEIKKLD, encoded by the coding sequence ATGACCGCGCAAATCCTGAATAATTTGTCACTTGCCAACCTGCCGGTTATTGCCGGCACCATCGTGATCGCATTGGGTCTAACAGGGCTGGTTCTATGGATCATTCAGCGCGGCCGCCCGCAGGTGGCGCCGGGCGAGCAAGCCCAGATTATATATCGGAAAATTGATCTTTTGCAGGCCGAACGTCAGCGCGCCGACCAAGAGCGTGCCGATAGCAATATCAGCACCGATGATTATGCCAGCGCTTGCCGCGATATTGACCGGCGGTTACTTGGCCTTAGCGCCGAGATGGACCGGCTCACGACCATTGGTAACTCAATTTTGACATGGCCATCGGTGCTTGCCAGCTTGCTGGTGCCGGTGCTGTCGCTGGGGATTTATCTTGGCATTGGTAATCCTGACAGCCCGGACAGGCCTTTTGCCAGCCGGACCGCCGAAATTGCCGCGGCCAAGGCTGGCGCAAATGAAAATCAGAACGCCGCGGCCAATGCGCTTCGCGATGCCATCGCTGCAACCGAAAAAGCCCCCCAAGATATCGAGGCTTGGTTAATGTTGGCACAGGCGGCGGCAAATGTTGGTGATAGCGAAACCGAGATTCGCGCCTTGCGCACCGGCATCGACATCACCAACGGCGACATTGCCATCACCTCAATGCTTGCCGAGGCGTTAAGCCGTGCCGCCGATGGTCAAGTGACAATTCCGGCGCGCGCATTGATAAAAACCGTGCTTGCGGCTGATCCGGCGGAACCACGAGCCCTATTTCTTGCCGGTCTGGCAGCGTTTCAAGATGGCGAATACGCCGCCTCTATCCAACAATGGCAATCATTGTTGGTCGTATCAAACCCGGATGCGCCGTGGGTTGCACTCGTGCGCGAGAATATACAGCGCGCCGCCGAGGCTGGTGATATCGCTTTGCCCGCAAGCCAAACCGGAAATCAAGCCACTGGTGGCATGCCGTCAGGGCCAGATGCCGAGGATATCGCCAATGCGGCGAATATGACCGAGGCCGAACGCGATGAGATGATCGCCAGCATGGTAAAGCGACTAGAGGACCGGCTTGCCGAAACACCTGACGACACTGATGGCTGGGTTCGCCTTGCCCGCGCCTATGATGTATTGGGCAAAAGCGAGGCCGCGCTCGAAGCCCTAGCCAAGGCGGCAAAATCGGCACCGGATGACCTTGATATTCAGCTAAGCCTGCTGGAGCTTATTCTTGCCACTGGTAACACAAGCGCCGATATAACACGCGCAAGCGCCGCGCTTGCCGCTGCCAAGGCGATCGCACCAAACAACCCGCAAACATTATTTTTCGAAGGGCATCTTGCCCGCCTGTCTGGAGATAATGATGCCGCGCGTACCGCATGGCAGGCATTGCTGAAAATGATGGAACCGGGCAGTGGCGCGGCGAAAGCACTGGCAGCCGAGATCAAGAAACTCGACTAG
- a CDS encoding cytochrome c-type biogenesis protein CcmH: MSLNRTRHLMLVSILPLGLLLASFLPNTIVTTAANAITAEEMLANPQLEERARNLSKQLRCLVCQNQSIDDSDADLARDLRREVRSQIAAGDSDDAIIDQLRQKYGDYVLLNPPLDPATMFLWLAPFAFIMLGGVIVLVARRQRGIEDVNELDASERAKIEKLLASRNDRDEPKT, translated from the coding sequence ATGAGTCTAAACCGAACGCGCCATCTTATGCTTGTCAGCATTTTGCCGTTGGGATTGCTGCTTGCCAGCTTTTTGCCAAATACCATCGTCACGACAGCGGCAAACGCAATCACCGCCGAGGAAATGCTCGCCAACCCCCAGCTTGAAGAGCGGGCGCGCAATCTTTCCAAGCAATTGCGCTGTCTGGTTTGCCAGAATCAATCAATTGACGATAGCGATGCCGATCTTGCCCGTGATTTGCGACGTGAAGTCCGCAGTCAGATTGCTGCAGGCGATAGTGATGATGCGATTATTGATCAACTGCGCCAGAAATATGGTGATTATGTTTTGCTAAACCCGCCCCTTGATCCAGCCACGATGTTTCTATGGCTTGCGCCATTTGCGTTTATAATGCTTGGCGGGGTGATTGTGCTGGTGGCACGCCGCCAGCGCGGCATTGAAGACGTAAATGAGCTCGACGCAAGCGAGCGGGCAAAAATTGAAAAACTGCTAGCAAGCCGCAATGACCGGGACGAGCCAAAAACATGA
- a CDS encoding DsbE family thiol:disulfide interchange protein, which translates to MSKVRLSFLLPLLAFGILALVGAVALYATLSGSRDPAQLPSVLVNKSAPRTNLASLMPNDAGDNMVQLAAFRGQPLLVNFFASWCAPCRAEAAALEMLSKRVAIMGIAYKDRGEDTNSFLAQYGNPFRAIGMDTDGRMGIEWGVYGVPETYLLDANGVVKLRHAGPLTRGVIDTTIIPALEALGS; encoded by the coding sequence ATGAGCAAGGTTCGCCTGTCATTTCTATTACCGCTTTTGGCCTTTGGCATCTTGGCGTTGGTTGGCGCTGTGGCACTTTATGCCACCCTTTCGGGAAGCCGTGATCCAGCGCAACTGCCATCGGTTCTTGTGAACAAATCAGCGCCGCGCACAAACCTTGCCAGCCTAATGCCAAATGATGCTGGTGATAACATGGTCCAGCTTGCCGCATTCAGGGGGCAGCCCTTGCTGGTAAATTTCTTTGCCTCATGGTGCGCGCCTTGCCGCGCCGAAGCAGCAGCCCTCGAAATGTTGTCGAAACGCGTCGCAATTATGGGCATAGCCTACAAGGATCGCGGCGAGGACACGAACAGCTTTCTTGCACAATATGGAAACCCATTTCGGGCGATCGGCATGGATACGGATGGGCGAATGGGCATTGAATGGGGCGTTTATGGCGTGCCAGAAACCTATTTGCTGGATGCGAATGGCGTGGTGAAACTGCGTCATGCTGGCCCGCTGACCAGGGGCGTCATTGATACTACCATCATTCCGGCGCTAGAGGCACTTGGATCATGA
- a CDS encoding NAD(P)/FAD-dependent oxidoreductase produces the protein MGDRVKLFDFEKRPSVSRLTPKFTPAGSNLPDPIMFDLMILGSGMAGLAAAQCAQNDGKQVMLVDKGRRLGGRVATRRKDGFVFNHGAQFVTAKGTVFASLLGRAQQLGCLTDWQISPDKTVQIGAPTMRDLAQFIAKDLDIYQQTEITSIAHHGDGIGFFDMDGLVACGRQAIVTAPAPQSARLLAALYPGLAATASLAAYDPCWTIMLGLENDDGIAPMPLRDEAAGIQFAALETSRQKPQSIAANQIRPAMTIQASGAWSQQHLEDDPQEVIEKLTALWQDITGHRLGNILNAAAHRWRYAKVSRATPETAARLSDDQKLAIAGDWLGGPRIEQAFDSGQQAYYALKASLEARHAR, from the coding sequence ATGGGGGATCGTGTTAAGCTATTTGATTTCGAGAAAAGGCCGTCCGTGTCCAGATTAACGCCAAAATTCACCCCAGCCGGATCAAACTTGCCTGATCCCATTATGTTTGATCTGATGATTCTAGGCAGCGGCATGGCCGGGCTTGCCGCAGCACAATGCGCGCAAAATGATGGAAAACAGGTTATGCTCGTTGATAAGGGGCGACGCCTTGGTGGACGCGTCGCCACGCGCCGGAAAGATGGCTTTGTTTTCAACCATGGGGCCCAGTTCGTCACCGCGAAAGGCACTGTATTTGCCAGCTTGCTTGGCCGTGCCCAGCAATTAGGCTGCCTTACCGACTGGCAAATTAGCCCGGATAAAACTGTTCAAATCGGCGCACCGACGATGCGCGACTTGGCGCAATTCATCGCCAAAGATCTCGATATTTACCAGCAAACCGAAATCACCAGCATTGCCCATCACGGCGATGGGATCGGCTTTTTTGACATGGATGGTCTTGTTGCCTGCGGCCGCCAAGCAATTGTCACCGCGCCGGCCCCGCAAAGCGCCAGATTATTAGCGGCACTTTATCCCGGGCTTGCGGCAACCGCCAGTCTGGCCGCTTACGACCCATGCTGGACAATTATGCTTGGCCTCGAAAATGACGACGGCATAGCGCCAATGCCGCTGCGTGATGAAGCGGCCGGTATCCAGTTCGCTGCGCTCGAGACGTCTCGGCAAAAGCCTCAAAGCATCGCCGCTAATCAGATCCGGCCGGCAATGACCATTCAGGCCAGCGGCGCATGGAGCCAGCAGCATCTAGAGGACGATCCGCAAGAGGTGATCGAAAAGCTAACCGCCCTCTGGCAAGACATTACCGGACATAGGCTTGGCAATATCCTTAACGCCGCCGCGCATCGCTGGCGCTATGCAAAAGTCAGCCGGGCGACGCCAGAAACTGCCGCCCGGCTGAGTGACGATCAAAAACTCGCAATTGCGGGTGACTGGCTTGGTGGGCCGCGGATAGAACAAGCATTTGATAGTGGGCAACAGGCCTATTATGCCCTAAAAGCAAGCCTTGAGGCCAGACACGCCCGATAA
- a CDS encoding AEC family transporter has translation MIDVLNISIPFFALIFLGFGAHAIGFIDIAGAKTMSRFAFYVTLPPYMFLKVSASEPSSILNWGFVWRYESATIIMYLAAAAIGYWLFRLKRLESGIFGLNVAYPNYGYMGIPLAILAFGDAAALPMALILFADTIVLLALTSCFVAGKDGGVFPVIKRIFITMLSNPLVLAVMAGLLFSASGLPLPKIPQQFGNLLAGAAAPVALFALGATLYGQPVRAAAAEVTAISLLKLIIHPLLVAFFFLGMAGQDPLWIKVAILSSCLPVAANVFMLANHYGAYTGRTASAILVSTLFASITVPVFLYWLFYGHF, from the coding sequence ATGATTGACGTTCTAAATATCTCGATCCCATTTTTTGCACTGATCTTTTTGGGGTTTGGTGCCCACGCGATCGGCTTTATTGATATCGCTGGCGCAAAAACCATGTCGCGGTTTGCCTTTTATGTGACGCTACCGCCCTATATGTTCTTAAAGGTATCGGCAAGCGAGCCGTCAAGCATCCTGAATTGGGGATTTGTCTGGCGTTACGAAAGCGCCACAATCATCATGTATCTGGCTGCGGCTGCCATCGGTTATTGGCTATTTCGCCTAAAGCGTCTGGAAAGCGGCATTTTTGGGCTGAATGTTGCCTATCCAAATTATGGCTATATGGGAATTCCTTTGGCGATCCTTGCCTTTGGCGATGCAGCGGCACTGCCCATGGCGTTGATCCTGTTTGCCGACACAATTGTTCTGCTGGCCCTGACATCCTGTTTTGTTGCGGGCAAAGATGGCGGTGTTTTTCCGGTTATTAAGCGTATTTTTATCACCATGCTCAGCAACCCGCTGGTTCTAGCGGTGATGGCGGGATTGCTATTTTCGGCATCTGGCCTGCCATTGCCCAAGATACCCCAACAATTCGGCAATCTTCTGGCCGGGGCTGCTGCACCGGTGGCATTATTTGCGCTAGGCGCCACGCTATATGGTCAGCCGGTACGCGCCGCCGCAGCAGAGGTGACTGCCATTTCCCTGCTAAAATTGATTATCCATCCGCTGTTGGTTGCGTTTTTCTTTTTGGGCATGGCTGGACAAGACCCGCTATGGATCAAGGTTGCCATTCTGTCGAGTTGTTTGCCGGTTGCTGCCAATGTATTTATGCTGGCTAATCATTACGGTGCCTACACCGGACGCACCGCATCGGCCATTCTGGTCAGCACGCTATTTGCCAGCATCACCGTTCCGGTATTTCTTTATTGGCTATTTTATGGGCATTTCTAA